From Rhodovibrio salinarum DSM 9154:
AACCGACGCACCGGCTTCTTTGGCGATCGGCTCGAGGACGCCCAGCACCCTGGCCAGACGCTTGGGCTCGTTGCCTTCCCAGTCCTTCTGCGGGGCCAGGCGGATGCGTGCCCCGTTGGCACCGCCGCGCTTGTCCGATTGACGGAAGGTGCGGGCGCTGTCCCAGGCGGTGGCGATCATTTCCTCGATGGAGAGGCCGGAGGCCGCGATCTTCGACTTGACCCCGCCGATGTCGTAGTTGGTCGGGCCGGCAGGAACCGGGTCCTGCCAGATCAGGTCCTCCTCGGGCACCTCCGGCCCAAAGTAGCGCCCCTTTGGACCCATGTCGCGGTGGGTCAGCTTGAACCAAGCGCGGGCGAAGGTCTCCTGGAAGTACGCGGGGTCGGCCCGGAACTTCTCCATGTAGTCACGATAGGTCCGGTCGACCTTCATCGCCATGTCGGCGTCGGTCATGATCGGGTTATGACGGATCGACGGGTCCGTGGCGTCGACCGGCTTGTCCTCTTCCGCGATCTCGACCGGCTCCCACTGCCAGGCGCCGGCGGGGCTCTTGCGCAGCTCCCACTCGTGATCGAGCAGCATGGAGAAGTAGCCCTGGTCGAACTGGGTCGGGTGCGCCGTCCAGGCGCCCTCGATGCCGCTCGTCACCGCCTTGCTGGCCTGGCCCTGCTGGTTCGGGTTGGCCCAGCCGAGGCCCTGGTTCTCCACGTCCGCCGCCTCGGGCTCCGGGCCGAGCTCGGCCGCGTCGCCGTTGCCGTGGCACTTGCCGACGGTGTGGCCGCCCGCGGTCAGGGCCGCCGTCTCCTCGTCGTTCATCGCCATGCGGGCAAAAGTCTCGCGGACCTGGTCGGCGGTCTTCTGCGGGTCGGGCTGGCCGTTGACGCCTTCGGGATTGACGTAGATCAGCCCCATCTGCACCGCGGCCAGCGGGTTCTCCATCGTGTCCGGCTTCTCGACGTTGGCGTAGCGCTCGTCAGAGGGGGCCAGCCATTCCTTCTCCGCACCCCAGTAGGTGTCCTTCTCGGGATGCCAGATGTCCTCGCGACCGAACCCGAAACCGAAGGTCTTCAGGCCCATCGATTCATAGGCGATGTTGCCGGCCAGGATGATCAGGTCCGCCCAGCTGAGGCTGTTGCCGTACTTCTTCTTGATCGGCCAGAGCAGGCGGCGCGCCTTGTCCAGGCTTGCGTTGTCCGGCCAGGAGTTGAGCGGGGCGAAGCGCTGGTTGCCGGTGCCGCCGCCGCCGCGGCCGTCGGCCAGGCGGTAGGAGCCGGCGGCGTGCCAGGCCATCCGGATCATCAGGCCGCCGTAGTGGCCCCAATCGGCCGGCCACCAGGTCTGGCTGTCGGTCATCAGCGCGTGGAGGTCAGCCTTCAACGCCGCGACGTCG
This genomic window contains:
- the katG gene encoding catalase/peroxidase HPI, producing MDGDSSPMSGKCPVMHGGNTELGSSVMSWWPNTLNLDILHQHDSKPNPMGSDFDYHEELKNLDVAALKADLHALMTDSQTWWPADWGHYGGLMIRMAWHAAGSYRLADGRGGGGTGNQRFAPLNSWPDNASLDKARRLLWPIKKKYGNSLSWADLIILAGNIAYESMGLKTFGFGFGREDIWHPEKDTYWGAEKEWLAPSDERYANVEKPDTMENPLAAVQMGLIYVNPEGVNGQPDPQKTADQVRETFARMAMNDEETAALTAGGHTVGKCHGNGDAAELGPEPEAADVENQGLGWANPNQQGQASKAVTSGIEGAWTAHPTQFDQGYFSMLLDHEWELRKSPAGAWQWEPVEIAEEDKPVDATDPSIRHNPIMTDADMAMKVDRTYRDYMEKFRADPAYFQETFARAWFKLTHRDMGPKGRYFGPEVPEEDLIWQDPVPAGPTNYDIGGVKSKIAASGLSIEEMIATAWDSARTFRQSDKRGGANGARIRLAPQKDWEGNEPKRLARVLGVLEPIAKEAGASVADVIVLAGNVGIEQAAKAAGFDISVPFTPGRGDATDEMTDADSFEPLEPLADGYRNWLKKEYVVSPEEMLLDRTQLLGLTAPEMTVLVGGMRVLGTNHGGTAHGVFTDRVGALTNDFFVTLTDMDYEWRPAGDGLYELRDRASGTVKWTATRADLVFGSNSILRAYSEVYAQDDNAWKFVEDFVAAWTKVMDADRFDVA